A single region of the Oreochromis niloticus isolate F11D_XX linkage group LG19, O_niloticus_UMD_NMBU, whole genome shotgun sequence genome encodes:
- the LOC109195783 gene encoding formin-like protein 5 produces the protein MEVLPEEFVVGPARPPRIVLLNPEVIPTTDQQRLPHSDGLPGPPRRLHPQVLAFPWLPSHVRLGSHDPHASNHRQQPPPGPDPLLEQVIPTPARPDRPPLPPRRLRSQVLDPHASNHASNHRQARIPFLSRLSLLRHGQTGRHFPHVGFVHRFWTPTPPRPPPPPATTTPPPPPGALAATTTPPPATTTPPRHRAPWPPRPPPPPPGALAATTTPPATGRPGRHDHTTPATGRPGRHDHTTPATGRPGRHDHTTPATTTPPATGHPGRHDHTTPATTTPATTTPDHF, from the exons ATGGAGGTGCTGCCCGAGGAGTTCGTCGTCGGCCCAGCACGGCCCCCACGGATAGTTCTCCTTAATCCGGAGGTTATC CCTACTACAGACCAGCAACGACTGCCGCACTCTGACGGGCTGCCAGGACCCCCACGTCGGCTTCATCCCCAGGTTTTGGCGTTTCCTTGGCTGCCGAGCCACGTGCGGCTCGGCAGCCACGACCCCCACGCCAGCAACCACCGCCAGCAACCACCGCCAGGCCCGGATCCCCTTCTTGAGCAGGTTATc cctacTCCGGCACGGCCAGACCGGCCACCACTTCCCCCACGTCGGCTTCGTTCACAGGTTTTGGACCCCCACGCCAGCAACCACGCCAGCAACCACCGCCAGGCCCGGATCCCCTTCTTGAGCAGGTTATc cctacTCCGGCACGGCCAGACCGGCCGCCACTTCCCCCACGTCGGCTTCGTTCACAGGTTTTGGACCCCCACGCCGCCACgaccaccccccccccccgccacgACCACCCCCCCCCCGCCACCGGGCGCCCTGGCCGCCACGaccacccccccccccgccacGACCACCCCCCCCCGCCACCGGGCGCCCTGGCCGCCACGACCACCCCCCCCGCCACCGGGCGCCCTGGCCGCCACGACCACCCCCCCCGCCACCGGGCGCCCTGGCCGCCACGACCACACCACCCCCGCCACCGGGCGCCCTGGCCGCCACGACCACACCACCCCCGCCACCGGGCGCCCTGGCCGCCACGACCACACCACCCCCGCCACGACCACCCCCCCCGCCACCGGGCACCCTGGCCGCCACGACCACACCACCCCCGCCACGACCACCCCCGCCACGACCACCCCCGACCATTTTTAA